The Candidatus Cloacimonadota bacterium genome contains a region encoding:
- a CDS encoding pyruvate, phosphate dikinase, with protein MTKDVFYFGKNKTDGNKTMKEIIGGKGANLAEMSNLGIPVPPGFTISTRICDYFNKHDRHYPASLKKEVEENLHLLEKEMNMKFGDEQNPLLLSVRSGAAVSMPGMMDTILNLGLNDRSVEGFAQTTGNPRFVWDAYRRLIQMFSNVVHQIDSDLFEDVLTRVKNVKKVKLDLQLNADDLKLVVDQYKEIYKDAMDEEFPQNPYDQLWAAIDSVFKSWSNARAIKYRELNNITGLLGTAVNVQTMVFGNMGEDCATGVAFTRDPSTGEDRFFGEFLVNAQGEDVVAGIRTPQEITKENSIQWAKNNNISEKDRLEKYPSLEELMPKVYKELFQIQKRLEVHYTDMQDLEFTIQKGILYILQTRNGKRTARAAVKIAVDMVKEKMIDRDTALMRVDPDQLNQLLHPRFDNKEKEKAEKEDRYLTKGLPASPGAAVGKVVFYAEDAVKWKERNEKTILVRTETSPEDISGMDASQGILTVRGGMTSHAAVVARGMGKCCVAGCGEINIDLKAKKFTVEDHVIKEGEFISLDGSTGEVFQGKIGTKSPEFTKDFEQLMNWADERARLHVHANADTPKDSDIARDFGAVGIGLCRTEHMFFGENRIDYVRGMILADSPQERVYPLEELKKNQIDDFKGILKVMQGFPVTIRLLDPPLHEFLPDLQDEEEIEKLSKKFKKSTQDIEVKISQLKEFNPMLGHRGCRLGITFPDIYDMQVEAIIESACALKKKGIDARPEIMIPLISHVNEYIFIEKRAREIASRIIEKSGVDLRYKVGTMIEIPRACLVADEIAEYAEFFSFGTNDLTQMGFGFSRDDAGKFLKEYREIGIFDRDPFQALDQKGIGELVKIAIKKGRKANPKLVIGICGEHGGEPSSVEFCHKAGLNYVSCSPFRVPVARLAAAQAAIKNK; from the coding sequence ATGACAAAAGATGTTTTTTATTTTGGTAAAAACAAAACTGATGGGAATAAAACGATGAAGGAAATCATCGGTGGAAAGGGAGCAAACCTTGCAGAAATGTCCAATCTCGGAATCCCTGTTCCTCCTGGTTTTACTATTTCAACAAGAATCTGTGATTATTTTAACAAACATGACCGGCATTATCCAGCCAGTCTCAAGAAAGAGGTGGAAGAAAATCTTCATCTACTGGAAAAAGAGATGAACATGAAATTTGGAGATGAGCAGAACCCTCTTCTGCTATCTGTGCGCTCTGGCGCTGCTGTTTCTATGCCGGGTATGATGGATACGATCCTCAATCTCGGACTCAATGATAGATCGGTTGAAGGATTTGCACAAACGACCGGTAATCCACGATTCGTTTGGGATGCATACCGCAGATTGATACAGATGTTCAGTAATGTCGTTCATCAGATCGATTCTGATCTCTTTGAAGATGTGCTAACACGTGTCAAAAATGTAAAAAAAGTAAAACTCGATCTGCAACTTAATGCAGATGACCTTAAGCTCGTTGTTGATCAGTATAAGGAAATCTATAAAGATGCAATGGATGAAGAATTTCCCCAGAATCCTTACGATCAACTCTGGGCAGCAATCGATTCTGTATTTAAATCCTGGAGTAATGCCCGAGCAATTAAATATAGAGAATTGAATAATATAACCGGGCTTCTCGGGACTGCAGTAAATGTACAAACTATGGTCTTTGGAAATATGGGAGAGGACTGCGCAACAGGTGTTGCATTCACACGCGATCCATCAACAGGTGAGGATAGATTCTTTGGAGAATTTCTGGTAAATGCCCAGGGTGAAGACGTTGTCGCAGGTATCAGAACTCCGCAGGAAATCACAAAGGAGAATTCGATTCAGTGGGCAAAAAATAATAATATCTCTGAGAAAGACCGTCTGGAGAAATATCCTTCCCTCGAAGAGCTCATGCCAAAGGTTTATAAAGAGTTATTCCAGATACAGAAAAGGCTTGAAGTTCATTACACAGACATGCAGGACCTTGAGTTTACGATACAGAAGGGCATACTTTATATCCTGCAGACCCGAAATGGAAAGCGTACTGCTCGAGCAGCCGTTAAGATCGCTGTTGATATGGTCAAAGAAAAAATGATCGATCGCGATACCGCACTCATGCGCGTCGATCCAGATCAACTCAACCAGCTTCTCCATCCTAGATTTGATAATAAAGAAAAGGAGAAAGCCGAAAAAGAGGACCGTTATCTTACAAAAGGATTACCTGCTTCCCCTGGCGCTGCTGTGGGCAAGGTTGTATTTTATGCGGAAGATGCCGTTAAATGGAAAGAAAGAAACGAAAAAACAATACTCGTAAGAACTGAGACCTCTCCCGAAGATATTTCAGGAATGGATGCCTCACAGGGCATTCTTACAGTGCGAGGGGGCATGACATCCCATGCTGCAGTTGTGGCACGTGGAATGGGTAAATGCTGCGTCGCAGGCTGTGGAGAAATCAACATTGATCTTAAAGCAAAAAAGTTTACCGTAGAAGATCATGTAATCAAAGAAGGTGAGTTCATCTCGCTTGACGGTTCTACAGGAGAAGTTTTCCAAGGCAAAATCGGCACCAAGTCTCCTGAATTTACCAAGGATTTCGAGCAACTCATGAACTGGGCTGATGAGCGTGCCCGACTGCATGTTCATGCAAATGCAGACACACCTAAAGATTCCGATATCGCCCGAGACTTTGGGGCAGTCGGCATCGGACTGTGCAGAACCGAACACATGTTCTTTGGTGAAAACCGTATCGATTATGTTCGAGGGATGATCCTTGCTGATTCTCCTCAAGAACGAGTATATCCTCTTGAAGAACTGAAGAAGAACCAGATTGATGACTTCAAGGGAATTCTAAAGGTGATGCAGGGCTTTCCTGTTACGATACGCCTACTCGATCCTCCTCTTCATGAATTCCTTCCCGACCTTCAAGATGAAGAGGAAATTGAGAAACTCAGTAAAAAATTCAAAAAATCAACACAGGATATCGAAGTAAAGATCAGCCAACTCAAAGAATTTAATCCAATGCTTGGTCACCGTGGATGCCGACTTGGAATTACATTCCCGGACATTTACGACATGCAGGTTGAAGCAATTATCGAATCTGCATGTGCTCTCAAGAAAAAAGGCATCGATGCCCGTCCTGAAATCATGATCCCGCTGATAAGCCATGTAAATGAGTACATCTTTATCGAAAAAAGAGCGCGGGAGATTGCATCAAGAATAATTGAGAAGTCTGGTGTTGATCTTCGATATAAGGTTGGCACAATGATTGAGATTCCACGTGCTTGTCTTGTAGCAGATGAGATTGCTGAATATGCTGAGTTCTTCTCTTTTGGCACGAATGATCTCACACAAATGGGATTCGGATTTTCCCGAGATGACGCAGGCAAATTCCTCAAAGAATACAGAGAAATCGGTATTTTCGACCGGGATCCATTCCAGGCACTCGACCAAAAAGGGATCGGTGAATTGGTTAAGATCGCAATTAAAAAAGGAAGAAAAGCAAATCCAAAACTGGTCATCGGCATATGCGGAGAACATGGAGGAGAACCTAGTTCAGTGGAATTCTGCCATAAGGCAGGGTTGAACTATGTGAGCTGTTCACCGTTCCGTGTTCCTGTTGCACGACTGGCCGCTGCACAGGCTGCAATTAAAAACAAATAA